A window of the Echeneis naucrates chromosome 3, fEcheNa1.1, whole genome shotgun sequence genome harbors these coding sequences:
- the mrpl46 gene encoding large ribosomal subunit protein mL46, translating to MAAPCGRMATLRLVPFLSGFSGTVRPFSSAPLRREVLEKQSDAERFGSPWALMAAVCLQRLPVISAQRSPIEQRFSRMMGQMELEKSVLSDHELQLLEDAERMNRKKADDYDSDDEYDRKNQDIVLAQDLEDTWEQKFKKFQPAARVRADVDQDVTSVQRCLADSLFLLAEQQVGSSKLWLLPQTQWQEGETLRQTAERALASLPAAGFKATFLSNAPCGVYKYKLPKAARTESSVGTKVFFFKAILSESGPPAAPNSAFVWLKKSELQRYLKPAYMMKVDRFILDL from the exons ATGGCCGCGCCGTGTGGAAGGATGGCGACTCTGCGGCTCGTCCCGTTTCTGTCCGGTTTCAGCGGCACAGTCCGTCCGTTTTCCTCCGCTCCTCTTCGTCGGGAGGTTTTGGAGAAACAAAGCGACGCGGAGAGATTCGGCTCCCCCTGGGCCCTGATGGCGGCCGTGTGTCTGCAGAGGCTGCCGGTCATCTCCGCTCAGAGGAGCCCCATAGAGCAGCGCTTCAGCCGGATGATGGGGCAG ATGGAGCTGGAGAAAAGCGTGCTTTCAGAccatgagctgcagctgctggaggacgCCGAGAGGATGAATCGCAAAAAGGCAGACGACTACGACTCTGACGACGAGTATGACCGTAAGAACCAGGACATCGTGTTGGCTCAGGACCTGGAAGACACCTGGGAGCAGAAATTTAAGAAATTCCAGCCGGCAGcgagggtcagag CTGATGTCGATCAGGACGTGACCTCAGTGCAGCGCTGCCTCGCCGACTCGCTGTTTCTTCTGGCTGAACAGCAGGTTGGCAGCTCTAAGTTGTGGCTGCTGCCTCAGACTCAGTGGCAGGAGGGAGAGACGCTGCGACAGACGGCTGAGCGAGCCCTCGCCTCCCTGCCAG CTGCTGGTTTCAAGGCGACTTTCCTCAGCAACGCCCCCTGCGGAGTCTACAAGTACAAACTGCCCAAAGCTGCTCGGACGGAGAGCTCCGTTGGAACAAAGGTGTTCTTCTTCAAGGCCATTCTGTCAGAAAGTGGCCCCCCTGCCGCCCCGAACTCTGCTTTTGTGTGGCTGAAGAAAAGCGAACTGCAGCGTTACCTGAAACCAGCATACATGATGAAGGTTGACCGCTTCATCCTGGATCTATGA
- the mrps11 gene encoding small ribosomal subunit protein uS11m isoform X1: MFKLNSILTHSVSNVCRQLASSLSANGSSLCLQRTLWSSAARLQQTNSVKTDKEFSPLPPLPGQDSPLRWGGKKFDELPILYIKATYNNTHIQLTDSVGQSLVRTSCGTEGFKNIKKSTPVAAQTAGISAAAKATAKGVTFVRVVVKGLGPGRLSAIKGLTMGGLEVVSITDNTPVPHNGCRPRKARRM, encoded by the exons atgtttaaattaaatagtATTTTAACTCATTCTGTGAGTAACGTGTGTCGACAGTTGGCCTCCAGCCTGAGTGCTAACGGAAGCTCCCT CTGCCTACAGAGGACGTTATGGAGCAGCGCTGCCAGACTCCAACAGACAAACTCCGTGAAAACGGACAAAGAGTTCAG tcctcttcctccactgccTGGACAGGACAGTCCACTGAGATGGGGTGGAAAGAAGTTCGATGAGCTACCAATCCTCTACATTAAAGCCACATACAACAA TACACAcatccagctgacagacagcGTGGGACAGTCCCTGGTCAGGACGTCCTGCGGAACGGAAGGTTTCAAGAACATCAAGAAGTCGACACCCGTCGCCGCTCAGACTGCAggcatctctgctgctgct AAAGCCACAGCAAAGGGAGTTACATTTGTTCGTGTTGTGGTCAAAGGTCTCGGTCCTGGACGTCTG TCTGCAATCAAAGGCCTGACGATGGGAGGCCTGGAGGTGGTATCGATCACAGACAACACCCCCGTGCCTCACAATGGATGCCGCCCACGCAAAGCCAGAAGGATGTGA
- the mrps11 gene encoding small ribosomal subunit protein uS11m isoform X2 has protein sequence MFKLNSILTHSVSNVCRQLASSLSANGSSLCLQRTLWSSAARLQQTNSVKTDKDPLPPLPGQDSPLRWGGKKFDELPILYIKATYNNTHIQLTDSVGQSLVRTSCGTEGFKNIKKSTPVAAQTAGISAAAKATAKGVTFVRVVVKGLGPGRLSAIKGLTMGGLEVVSITDNTPVPHNGCRPRKARRM, from the exons atgtttaaattaaatagtATTTTAACTCATTCTGTGAGTAACGTGTGTCGACAGTTGGCCTCCAGCCTGAGTGCTAACGGAAGCTCCCT CTGCCTACAGAGGACGTTATGGAGCAGCGCTGCCAGACTCCAACAGACAAACTCCGTGAAAACGGACAAAGA tcctcttcctccactgccTGGACAGGACAGTCCACTGAGATGGGGTGGAAAGAAGTTCGATGAGCTACCAATCCTCTACATTAAAGCCACATACAACAA TACACAcatccagctgacagacagcGTGGGACAGTCCCTGGTCAGGACGTCCTGCGGAACGGAAGGTTTCAAGAACATCAAGAAGTCGACACCCGTCGCCGCTCAGACTGCAggcatctctgctgctgct AAAGCCACAGCAAAGGGAGTTACATTTGTTCGTGTTGTGGTCAAAGGTCTCGGTCCTGGACGTCTG TCTGCAATCAAAGGCCTGACGATGGGAGGCCTGGAGGTGGTATCGATCACAGACAACACCCCCGTGCCTCACAATGGATGCCGCCCACGCAAAGCCAGAAGGATGTGA